A part of Aspergillus oryzae RIB40 DNA, chromosome 7 genomic DNA contains:
- a CDS encoding 5'-methylthioadenosine/S-adenosylhomocysteine nucleosidase family protein (nucleoside phosphorylase) has product MARRLSHHDYTVGWVCALPDELTAAQEMLDEEHQNLPSNHTDSNIYTLGSIGAHNVVLACLPAGQTGTNSAVAVAMQMKTTFPAVRFGLMVGIGGGVPSKEADIRLGDVVVSQPGNGHGGVVQYDFGKSTPTGFKRTGFLNAPPTILLAAVTKLRSNLDRGRSSLSPHLSKLGNLPKFGRDQAGSDLLFEAEYNHSGQDSCLSCTTARTVQRNERADNIPMIYYGAIASGNQVMRDGVERDKISSEFGGVLCFEMEAAGLMNTFPCLVIRGICDYADSHKNKRWQPYAAGTAAAYAKELLGVIPAADVVDTQTVDEALREQALSKGRAVLTRRWADERSCSLATGVLQMEGYKSSSK; this is encoded by the exons ATGGCCCGCCGCCTCAGTCACCATGACTACACGGTCGGGTGGGTATGCGCCTTGCCGGACGAGCTGACTGCCGCTCAGGAGATGCTTGACGAGGAACATCAGAATCTTCCTTCGAACCACACCGATTCAAATATATACACCCTAGGGTCCATAGGAGCCCATAATGTCGTCCTGGCGTGTCTGCCTGCAGGCCAGACCGGTACCAACTCTGCTGTGGCAGTGGCCATGCAGATGAAAACTACGTTTCCGGCCGTTCGATTTGGGCTGATGGTAGGAATTGGAGGCGGCGTtccaagcaaagaagcagatATTCGGCTTGGCGATGTTGTTGTCAGCCAACCGGGCAACGGTCATGGCGGGGTAGTACAATACGACTTTGGAAAGTCAACACCAACCGGGTTCAAGCGGACGGGGTTCCTCAATGCTCCGCCCACAATCCTCCTCGCCGCCGTTACGAAGCTTCGATCCAACCTCGACCGAGGGAGAAGTAGTCTGTCGCCACACCTGTCAAAGCTTGGTAACCTCCCCAAGTTCGGCCGCGATCAAGCAGGAAGCGATTTGCTGTTCGAGGCGGAGTACAACCATAGTGGACAGGATAGCTGTCTATCATGTACGACCGCGAGGACGGTACAGAGGAACGAACGGGCGGACAATATACCTATGATTTACTACGGTGCAATCGCGTCGGGGAACCAGGTAATGAGGGACGGAGTCGAACGGGACAAGATTAGCTCAGAATTCGGAGGAGTTCTCTGCTTTGAGATGGAGGCGGCCGGGCTGATGAATACCTTTCCATGCCTGGTGATCCGCGGAATCTGCGACTACGCTGACTCCCACAAGAATAAGAGATGGCAGCCATATGCGGCGGGAACAGCAGCGGCATACGCGAAGGAGTTGCTAGGCGTGATACCGGCGGCGGATGTGGTGGACACGCAAACGGTCGATGAAGCACTACGAG agcagGCTTTGTCTAAAGGTCGGGCGGTGCTTACACGTCGATGGGCGGATGAAAGAAGCTGTTCTTTGGCTACAGGAGTCTTGCAAATGGAGGGATATAAATCTTCCTCAAAGTAA
- a CDS encoding uncharacterized protein (predicted protein), producing the protein MRTQRIGLRHFLYKINAAESDRCSCQEGSQTSRHVLLQCSLYTDLRGAMLDRIDRIRGLRGKTADYDSVMSHPQALRWVAEFVHNTGLLGQFREAELITQAPESTTIGAEGKTLVKRILD; encoded by the exons ATGCGCACGCAACGGATCGGCCTGCGGCActttttatataaaatcaACGCGGCCGAGTCAGACCGGTGTAGCTGCCAGGAGGGCTCCCAGACCTCGAGGCATGTCCTCCTGCAGTGCTCGCTGTACACCGATCTGCGAGGGGCCATGCTTGACCGTATTGATAGAATCCGGGGGCTCCGAGGAAAGACAGCCGACTACGACTCGGTCATGTCACACCCGCAGGCACTCCGCTGGGTTGCCGAATTTGTACACAACACAGGCCTGCTGGGCCAGTTCCGCGAAGCGGAGCTGATCACGCAGGCGCCGGAATCAACTACAATAGGAGCGGAGGGGAAGACGCTGGTTAAACGG attcttgattga
- a CDS encoding uncharacterized protein (predicted protein) codes for MASGQRSTDPNDRTTETFHGLGGYKRGWGGRASPFPHARPDERVPLATRHSETTTAGEATTTNDDTDDTSQDRQIRTDQKAPQLLEFADSRLLDLWLELGTITQDRNNHRSTIDLVFGAQSLADQHIACEVAPKVHADSNHLLIQAAKLRKFMASNLNIYSHWDVLKMNLSAASIDAAVDFLMEVVQRAIQHAVPWARPSEWAKPDFTPECKRAVKITRKLRRIYMRHRLPSDWTAYVKARNRKGRIINRSLRRGFRRWVSEAIDQGTHGIWRVAKWARNRGGRAANMIPTLNGPHGPADTTEAKAEVLRESFFPEPPPADLSDIARRTQPPQIEFPEVTKEEVAKAIRRAPPDKAPGPDAVPNKIWHELCKVPVFPERATALFNASNKTGHNPRHFQTSTTVALRKGGPRDYRKPKSYRPVALLNTFGKILESIIATRIAWALEEHKLLPQTHLGGRKGISTDHVIQLILDNIYRAWGQGKKVSMILLDVSGAFDNVSHARLLFNLRQLKLGHFADWLQSFLTGRTTRISLAGELSAEFPTPTGIPQGSPLSPILYLIYNTPLIQDLHVRRPQGGSTTAFGWIDDACTLAVSDTFAENVETLNAALRHASKFAPDKFELIHFTNPRETETPPQSPGLPPDHPDQIWEVPLPPAGHDQMEIIFTDTIIKPTETAKYLGVWLDKTLSFSIHRTKALAKAHGTLAALKGIAGSTWGAPLRAMRRIYQAVIVPQLFYAAAAWYSPKGGQIVASINQKMLAEFTQIQKQAALLISGAFRGTSAAALNVELYILPVHLQLQQIIEETAVRIRTGPELACPESVLRPRTVQERRRSGWTPMEALSRKGGPLWPLGKKEWETRKPYILAPWEPPVTTVIDSHEAALIYHRHYCARREGIAVYTDGSGLNGRVGASTVCLSQGWKRNCTLGTEEESTVYAGELTGIRMALHRLRRETRPATVFVDSQAAIQAIQNPRRPSGQYILDQIYYIIRRYNMQNRVQIHWIPAHIGVPGNEAADEAAREGATREGTQQTGEAICLAAAAKRQIRRSIKDRWIREWKTEKTGPTTYRLVEVPNKKILDLYKNLSKSYASIIIQMRTQRNGLRHFLHKIKAVDSDQYLYALGSQTARHILLQCPLYAELRGRMIGKLDPGVQKRLDYNGIMSHPQAIRYVAEFMHQTELLSQFRDVEQTGHY; via the exons ATGGCCAGCGGCCAACGATCCACAGACCCCAACG ACCGCACCACCGAGACGTTTCACGGCCTCGGCGGGTATAAGCGCGGCTGGGGTGGGCGGGCGTCCCCGTTTCCTCACGCGAGGCCCGACGAGCGGGTACCTTTGGCGACGAGGCACAGCGAGACGACCACGGCCGGTGAGGCCACGACGACAAACGACGACACCGACGACACTAGCCAGGACCGACAGATCCGGACAGACCAAAAGGCCCCCCAGCTGCTCGAATTCGCGGACTCCAGGCTCCTGGACCTGTGGCTCGAGCTGGGGACAATAACCCAAGACCGGAACAACCACCGGTCCACGATTGACCTTGTCTTCGGGGCTCAGAGCCTTGCAGATCAACACATCGCCTGCGAGGTGGCCCCCAAGGTCCACGCGGACTCTAACCACCTACTAATCC AGGCAGCCAAGCTGCGTAAATTTATGGCCAGCAAcctcaatatatattctcaCTGGGACGTGCTAAAAATGAATCTCTCGGCGGCCTCGATTGACGCGGCGGTCGACTTCCTTATGGAGGTCGTGCAGCGCGCGATCCAGCACGCGGTCCCGTGGGCCCGTCCCAGCGAGTGGGCCAAGCCAGACTTCACACCGGAATGCAAACGTGCGGTCAAGATAACTAGAAAACTCCGCAGGATCTATATGCGTCACCGTCTACCCTCAGACTGGACCGCCTACGTCAAGGCCCGCAACCGAAAGGGCCGGATCATCAACCGGTCCCTACGGAGGGGCTTCCGCCGCTGGGTCTCGGAGGCGATCGATCAAGGCACGCACGGGATCTGGCGCGTGGCTAAGTGGGCCCGTAACCGTGGGGGCCGGGCCGCCAATATGATCCCAACCTTAAATGGACCTCACGGGCCGGCCGACACCACCGAGGCCAAGGCCGAGGTCCTGCGAGAATCGTTCTTTCCCGAGCCACCGCCGGCCGACCTATCCGATATCGCGAGACGCACCCAGCCGCCGCAGATCGAGTTCCCAGAGGTCACGAAAGAGGAGGTCGCCAAGGCCATCCGGCGGGCACCGCCAGACAAGGCCCCTGGGCCGGACGCGGTCCCGAACAAGATCTGGCACGAGCTGTGCAAGGTCCCGGTCTTTCCAGAGCGGGCTACGGCTCTGTTCAACGCGAGTAACAAAACAGGGCACAATCCGAGACACTTCCAGACCTCTACCACGGTGGCCCTACGCAAGGGCGGACCGCGTGACTACCGCAAGCCAAAATCATACCGACCAGTTGCCCTGCTCAATACTTTTGGTAAGATTCTCGAGTCGATCATAGCAACACGCATTGCCTGGGCCTTGGAGGAGCACAAATTACTCCCACAGACCCATCTCGGAGGCAGAAAGGGGATCTCGACGGACCACgtcatccagctcatcctcGATAATATATATCGTGCATGGGGACAGGGTAAAAAGGTAAGTATGATCCTGCTTGACGTCTCTGGTGCCTTTGACAACGTGTCCCACGCCCGGCTGCTCTTCAACCTCCGCCAGCTGAAGCTGGGCCACTTCGCGGACTGGCTGCAGTCCTTTCTAACCGGCAGAACGACCCGGATCTCGCTCGCAGGGGAGCTCAGCGCGGAGTTCCCGACCCCGACGGGCATCCCGCAGGGCTCGCCGCTGTCCCCGATTCTATACCTGATCTACAACACCCCGCTGATCCAGGATCTCCATGTCCGGCGGCCCCAGGGCGGCTCAACCACGGCCTTCGGCTGGATCGACGACGCGTGTACCCTGGCCGTGTCCGACACCTTCGCAGAAAACGTCGAAACGCTGAATGCGGCTCT TCGACATGCATCTAAATTTGCACCGGACAAGTTCGAGCTCATCCATTTTACTAACCCACGGGAGACGGAAACGCCGCCCCAGTCCCCGGGCCTCCCACCGGACCATCCGGACCAGATATGGGAGGTGCCACTGCCACCAGCGGGACACGACCAGATGGAGATCATCTTTACGGACACGATAATCAAGCCAACAGAAACGGCCAAGTACTTGGGGGTATGGTTGGACAAGACCCTGTCGTTCTCCATCCATCGAACCAAGGCCCTGGCCAAGGCGCACGGGACGCTGGCGGCCCTCAAGGGGATCGCAGGATCCACGTGGGGGGCCCCTCTGCGTGCCATGCGCCGGATCTATCAGGCGGTGATCGTTCCCCAGCTATTCTACGCGGCCGCGGCCTGGTACAGTCCTAAGGGTGGCCAGATCGTGGCCTCGATCAACCAGAAGATGCTGGCGGAGTTCACTCAGATTCAGAAGCAGGCAGCGCTGCTGATCAGCGGGGCCTTTAGAGGCACCTCCGCAGCGGCTCTTAACgtagaattatatatattaccGGTACACCTccagctgcagcagatcaTTGAAGAAACGGCGGTCAGAATCCGGACGGGACCAGAGCTGGCCTGCCCAGAGTCGGTCCTTAGACCGCGCACGGTACAAGAACGCCGGCGCAGCGGCTGGACACCGATGGAGGCACTGAGTCGGAAAGGGGGCCCCCTATGGCCCCTGGGCAAGAAGGAGTGGGAAACCCGCAAGCCATATATTCTGGCACCATGGGAACCGCCGGTCACAACCGTGATTGACAGTCACGAAGCCGCACTAATCTACCACAGACATTACTGCGCCAGGCGAGAAGGGATCGCAGTGTACACAGACGGGAGCGGTCTAAACGGCCGGGTTGGAGCTAGTACAGTCTGCCTCTCGCAGggctggaagaggaactgTACGCTGGGAACAGAAGAGGAGTCAACGGTCTACGCAGGGGAGCTGACCGGGATCCGGATGGCCCTGCACAGGCTACGGAGGGAAACCAGACCGGCCACGGTCTTTGTGGACAGCCAGGCCGCGATCCAGGCAATTCAGAACCCGCGGAGACCGTCGGGCCAATATATATTAGACCAGatctactatattatacGGAGATATAACATGCAGAACCGGGTCCAGATCCACTGGATCCCTGCACACATCGGAGTGCCAGGGAACGAGGCAGCCGATGAAGCCGCACGAGAAGGAGCTACACGAGAAGGCACACAGCAAACTGGCGAAGCTATTTGCCTAGCTGCAGCGGCCAAACGACAGATACGCCGCTCTATTAAAGATAGATGGATACGGGAGTGGAAGACCGAGAAAACAGGCCCCACAACATACCGATTGGTGGAGGTtccaaacaagaagatactGGATCTCTATAAGAATCTATCAAAATCGTACGCATCGATTATTATTCAGATGCGTACCCAGAGAAACGGACTACGGCACTTTCTACATAAAATTAAAGCCGTGGACTCAGACCAATACCTCTATGCGTTGGGATCCCAGACAGCGCGGCATATTTTACTACAATGTCCATTATACGCCGAACTCAGGGGTAGAATGATTGGCAAGCTGGACCCGGGGGTCCAGAAAAGATTAGATTACAACGGGATCATGTCCCATCCGCAGGCGATCCGCTACGTCGCCGAATTCATGCACCAAACAGAATTACTCAGTCAATTTAGAGACGTGGAGCAAACTGGTCACTACTAA